The Hymenobacter sp. DG01 genome has a segment encoding these proteins:
- a CDS encoding DNA mismatch repair protein MutS — MASPDAAAVPATTAFRPLTVPPAELFQENLAHYTERENYFAGRHRVVALVRLLVFGGAAAGAWALFSQGQVAAGFGVIGAAYLVFLGLVRWHTRVGYKREHQRLLAQLNQGELARLEGNLAGFDPGLRYLDAQHAYAADLDVFGSHSLFQLLNRSTSRLGQDWLAGWLLAPGPVAAVQERQQATAELAPDVAWQQEWQARARHYPRQESDPRGFAAWLREPDFFKGKGWLLPFMALLPIMGVGSILVALNGYGTWPLLVLLLTSALNARFGAIRAAYYQHATTMRDALRAAHDQLALFEASQWQSPALRRLHRTLHDTGGVAAARLLEQLSGVAGWFSARQNPAVAGLLNTVLLWDLWGMWQLERWKRRLPDGLEPLLEAAAELDALVSLAAFRAANPTFTQPALTEAPLTVAAQAMGHPLLFGGTGVRNDFRTEGAGQTVVVTGSNMAGKSTFLRTVGLNLVLAQAGGVVPAAAFHCGPAQVYTAMRTNDNLAESTSSFYAELKRLRLLLDLTTPEATANSLPVFYLLDEILKGTNSQDRHRGARALVHQLRQRAASGLISTHDLELAALEEELPGQVRNVSFNSFLNPDGTLRFDYRLTPGVCRSFNASQLMRLMGIVLSEE, encoded by the coding sequence GTGGCCTCACCTGATGCCGCCGCCGTGCCTGCTACTACTGCTTTTCGTCCTCTTACCGTTCCGCCCGCTGAGTTATTCCAGGAAAACCTCGCGCATTATACGGAGCGCGAAAATTACTTTGCCGGCCGGCATAGGGTAGTAGCCCTGGTGCGGCTGCTAGTGTTCGGGGGGGCGGCGGCCGGGGCCTGGGCCTTGTTCAGCCAGGGGCAGGTAGCGGCTGGTTTTGGAGTGATAGGAGCAGCCTACCTGGTGTTTCTGGGGCTGGTGCGCTGGCACACGCGGGTGGGCTATAAGCGGGAACATCAGCGCCTGCTGGCCCAGCTCAACCAGGGCGAGCTGGCCCGGCTGGAAGGCAACCTTGCGGGCTTCGACCCCGGCCTACGCTACCTCGACGCCCAGCACGCCTACGCCGCCGACCTCGATGTATTCGGCTCCCACTCCCTGTTTCAGCTCCTGAACCGCAGCACGTCCCGTCTGGGGCAGGATTGGCTGGCCGGCTGGCTGCTGGCGCCCGGTCCAGTGGCGGCAGTGCAGGAGCGGCAGCAGGCTACCGCCGAGCTGGCCCCGGATGTGGCCTGGCAGCAGGAGTGGCAGGCCCGCGCCCGGCACTATCCCCGGCAGGAGTCAGACCCGCGCGGTTTTGCGGCCTGGCTGCGGGAGCCTGACTTTTTTAAGGGGAAAGGCTGGCTGCTGCCTTTTATGGCTTTACTACCCATTATGGGGGTAGGAAGTATTCTGGTTGCGCTGAATGGCTACGGCACCTGGCCCTTGCTGGTGCTGCTGCTGACCAGCGCCCTGAACGCCCGGTTCGGTGCTATCCGGGCCGCGTATTACCAGCATGCCACCACCATGCGCGACGCCCTGCGCGCCGCCCACGACCAGTTGGCTTTGTTTGAGGCCAGCCAGTGGCAGAGCCCGGCCCTGCGCCGCCTGCACCGCACCTTACACGATACGGGCGGGGTAGCGGCGGCCCGGCTCCTGGAGCAACTTTCGGGGGTAGCGGGCTGGTTTTCGGCCCGCCAGAACCCGGCCGTGGCGGGCCTGCTGAACACGGTGCTGCTCTGGGATTTGTGGGGTATGTGGCAGCTGGAGCGCTGGAAACGCCGCCTGCCCGATGGTCTGGAGCCCCTGCTGGAAGCCGCCGCCGAGCTGGATGCCCTGGTTAGCCTGGCTGCCTTCCGGGCCGCCAACCCCACCTTCACGCAGCCCGCCCTGACGGAAGCGCCCCTGACCGTGGCGGCCCAGGCCATGGGCCACCCCCTACTGTTTGGGGGCACTGGGGTACGTAACGATTTCCGGACCGAAGGCGCGGGCCAGACGGTGGTAGTCACGGGCTCGAACATGGCCGGCAAAAGCACGTTTCTGCGCACGGTAGGTCTGAATCTGGTGTTGGCGCAGGCCGGAGGGGTAGTACCCGCGGCGGCCTTCCACTGTGGCCCGGCCCAGGTGTACACGGCCATGCGCACCAACGACAACCTGGCCGAAAGCACTTCCTCGTTCTACGCTGAGCTCAAGCGCCTGCGCCTACTGCTCGACCTCACTACCCCCGAAGCCACGGCCAACTCCCTGCCGGTTTTCTATCTGCTCGATGAGATTCTGAAAGGCACCAACTCCCAGGACCGCCACCGCGGGGCCCGGGCCCTGGTGCACCAGCTGCGGCAGCGCGCCGCCAGTGGCCTCATCAGCACCCACGATCTGGAGCTGGCGGCCCTGGAAGAAGAGCTGCCCGGGCAGGTGCGTAACGTGAGCTTCAACAGCTTCCTGAACCCCGATGGCACCCTGCGCTTCGACTACCGCCTCACGCCGGGTGTGTGCCGCTCCTTCAATGCCAGCCAACTTATGCGCCTGATGGGCATTGTGCTCAGCGAGGAGTAA
- a CDS encoding bestrophin family protein, protein MYIRENLRWHIIWKLGWKAVTIFTVYSLLVCIVYGPLGFHSVAIPWQPVATLGTAVAFYIGFKNNGSYDRFWEGRQLWGGIVNSSRTTAIQILEFVTSVVDAPGIDAPAASAEELTGRHRRMVYRQIAWCNALRIHLRRQPEQWDAAVAPFLEEEESEKLRQMANPPAQLIRRQAAELRMLREERGLLNDFQHVTMMNTLEVLYNLQGGCERIKNTPFPRQYAFFSMVFVYLFTALMPLGLVMEFAKIGPQHIWLTVPFSVLVSWVFATIEKVGHNSENPFENNMNDVPMTAICRSIEIDLRQMLGETEVPPKLDPVEDILY, encoded by the coding sequence GTGTACATCCGCGAAAACCTCCGCTGGCACATCATCTGGAAACTCGGCTGGAAGGCTGTCACGATTTTTACCGTGTACAGCCTGCTGGTCTGCATCGTTTACGGCCCGTTGGGGTTCCACTCCGTGGCCATTCCGTGGCAGCCGGTGGCTACCCTCGGTACGGCTGTGGCCTTCTACATTGGCTTCAAGAATAACGGCTCTTACGACCGTTTCTGGGAGGGTAGGCAGCTCTGGGGCGGTATCGTGAACAGCAGCCGCACCACCGCCATCCAGATCCTGGAATTTGTAACGTCCGTGGTGGATGCACCCGGTATTGATGCTCCCGCCGCTTCGGCCGAGGAATTAACCGGCCGGCATCGGCGCATGGTGTACCGTCAGATTGCCTGGTGCAACGCCCTGCGCATTCATCTGCGCCGCCAGCCTGAGCAGTGGGATGCTGCCGTGGCGCCGTTCTTGGAAGAGGAAGAATCGGAAAAGTTGCGCCAGATGGCCAACCCCCCGGCCCAGCTGATCCGGCGGCAGGCCGCTGAGCTGCGCATGCTGCGCGAGGAGCGGGGCCTGCTCAATGATTTCCAGCATGTGACCATGATGAACACGCTGGAAGTGCTCTATAACCTGCAAGGAGGCTGCGAGAGAATCAAAAATACGCCTTTCCCGCGCCAGTACGCCTTTTTTAGCATGGTGTTCGTGTACTTGTTTACGGCCCTGATGCCGTTGGGGCTGGTTATGGAATTCGCCAAAATCGGCCCCCAGCACATCTGGCTGACGGTACCCTTTTCGGTGTTGGTTTCCTGGGTGTTTGCCACCATTGAAAAGGTAGGACACAACAGCGAAAACCCCTTTGAAAACAACATGAACGATGTGCCCATGACGGCCATCTGCCGCTCCATTGAAATTGACCTGCGCCAAATGCTGGGTGAAACCGAAGTGCCGCCCAAGCTGGATCCGGTAGAAGACATTCTGTATTAA
- a CDS encoding FAD-dependent oxidoreductase, which yields MPTPNPAQTSGTTLSSWLGTAPALPSFQPLTSNLTADVVVVGGGIAGLTTAYLLGLEGKKVVLLEDGELASGETGRTTAHLSFALDDRYTTLEQLFGEEGARLAADSHRAAVDRIERIVKQEQIDCDFTRLPGYLFLPQNGTVQELDDEQKAAHRAGLVDVERLPDAGAQGFRTGECLVFPNQGQFHILKYLRGVAQAIEQQGGRIFTRTHVKTVHGGSDARVVTDGGQEVRAQAIVLATNTPFNDLVVMHTKQHPYRTYVIGARVPKGSVTKALYWDTADPYHYIRLQEVENADYDLLIVGGEDHKTGQEPNPEENLRCLETWTKDHFPTAGQIDYRWSGQVMEPVDGLGYAGRNPLDDDNVYIITGDSGHGMTHGTLGPIIITDLILGRENPWAKLYDPGRVTVKLESVKEYVKENLNVAAEYTELLTGGEAKTAEEVAPGTGAVIGRGPLKVAVYKDPAGQVHECSAVCPHLHCIVHWNGLENSWDCPCHGSRFDAYGKLLAGPANSDLPAVE from the coding sequence ATGCCCACGCCCAACCCCGCCCAAACTTCCGGTACTACCCTTTCATCCTGGCTGGGTACCGCCCCGGCCCTGCCTTCTTTCCAGCCCCTGACCAGCAACCTGACGGCCGATGTAGTGGTAGTGGGCGGGGGCATTGCCGGCCTGACTACGGCTTACCTGCTGGGCCTGGAGGGTAAAAAAGTAGTGCTGCTGGAAGACGGGGAGTTGGCCAGCGGCGAAACCGGTCGCACTACGGCCCACCTCAGCTTCGCTCTTGATGACCGGTACACCACCCTGGAGCAGCTGTTCGGCGAAGAGGGTGCCCGCCTAGCCGCCGATAGCCACCGCGCCGCCGTGGACCGCATTGAGCGCATTGTAAAGCAGGAGCAGATTGACTGCGACTTTACCCGCCTGCCCGGTTACTTGTTCCTGCCCCAGAACGGCACGGTGCAGGAACTGGACGACGAGCAGAAAGCAGCGCACCGGGCCGGCCTCGTGGACGTAGAGCGCCTGCCCGACGCCGGGGCCCAGGGCTTCCGGACGGGCGAGTGCCTGGTGTTCCCGAACCAGGGACAGTTTCACATTCTAAAGTATCTGCGGGGGGTAGCCCAGGCCATTGAGCAGCAGGGCGGCCGCATCTTCACCCGCACCCACGTAAAAACGGTGCACGGTGGCTCGGACGCCCGTGTCGTAACCGATGGCGGCCAGGAGGTGCGGGCCCAGGCCATTGTGCTGGCCACCAACACGCCCTTCAACGACCTGGTGGTGATGCACACCAAGCAGCACCCCTACCGTACCTACGTTATTGGGGCCCGCGTGCCCAAGGGCTCCGTTACCAAAGCCCTCTACTGGGACACGGCCGACCCCTACCACTACATCCGGCTGCAAGAGGTGGAAAACGCCGATTATGACCTGCTGATTGTGGGCGGCGAGGACCACAAAACCGGCCAGGAGCCCAACCCCGAGGAGAACCTACGCTGCCTCGAAACTTGGACCAAAGACCACTTCCCCACCGCCGGGCAGATTGACTACCGTTGGTCGGGGCAGGTGATGGAGCCGGTGGACGGGCTGGGCTACGCCGGCCGCAACCCCCTTGACGACGACAATGTGTACATCATCACCGGCGACTCGGGCCACGGCATGACCCACGGTACGCTCGGTCCTATCATCATCACCGACCTGATTCTGGGCCGCGAAAACCCTTGGGCCAAGCTCTATGACCCCGGCCGCGTAACCGTGAAGTTGGAGTCGGTGAAGGAATACGTGAAGGAGAACCTCAACGTGGCGGCCGAGTACACTGAGCTGCTCACCGGCGGCGAGGCCAAAACCGCCGAGGAGGTAGCCCCCGGCACCGGCGCCGTTATCGGCCGCGGCCCCCTGAAAGTGGCCGTGTACAAGGACCCCGCCGGCCAGGTACACGAGTGCTCGGCCGTGTGCCCC